The genomic DNA TGGGCGAAGGACAGCAGCACGTTCAGCACCAGCCGGCCCATCGAACTGGCCGTGTTGAACTGCTGCGTGACGGAAACGAAGGACACCCGCTGCCGATCGAAGACTTCCATCAACCGGGCAAAGTCCAGCAGTGATCGGCTGAGGCGGTCGACCTTGTAGACCACAACGCAATCGACCTTGCCAGCCTCGATGTCCGCCATCAGGCGTTGGAGCGCGGGGCGATCCATGTTGCCGCCGGTGAATCCGCCGTCGTCGTATCCGTCCGGGATAATCTCCCAGCCTTCATTCACCTGACTGCGGATGTAGTTCTCACCCGCCTCTCGCTGGGCATCGAGAGAATTGAATTCCTGCTCGAGCCCGTCTTCTGTCGATTTGCGGGTATAGATGGCACACCGCATCGTTGGGCTGACGGTGGCGGCCTTCCGCGTCTTCGTTCTGGTCATCGCTGGCCTCCTTTCCGCAGACGAAAGAAGTGGAAGCCATTCGTATGGGATCCGGTGATGGCCTTCGCCACGGCGCTGATTGATCGGTAGACCTCGCCTTCGTATTCGAATCCATTCTCTAGCACGCGGACCTGGAGCGTGTCGCCTTTGTATTCACGGGTGAGCACCGTGCCGGGAAGCGGCAATCGGTTGTCGCCGGCGAATCGCACGGCACTGGTGACCGTTCGCTCTTTCGACTTTGTCGCAGGCTTCGCCTTCGGGGGCGTCATCCGGATGTCCGCCTCGTTGGCCAGTTCGGCGGCTCGTTGCCGTGCCCGTTCGGACAGACCGCCCTCGGCCATTGCCTGCAGACGCCACGCGATCCGTTTCACCAACCAGGCCTTGTTGCCGGTTCGCGTCTCATCGCCGAAGACCTCGGCGTAGCGTTCCCGCAGTTGCTTGACGGTCATCCGCTGCAATGCGGCGACCTCTTTTCCGACGTTCAGTGACATGCATTTCTCCTTGTTGAAGAACCCGACCCCACTCGGCGGTCTCCGAAACCGTTAACCGTGGTGACCACTGAGCACGGTTTCCGCAGGAACTTCAAGGCATGTCTCCGCTTCGTCCGGAACTTCGGAACCGGCCAGCGCGATCCGCCGGCGAAGCCGCAAGATAGCGGCGGCAAAGATCGAGGCGAGTTCGGTTCTGCGTTGGTCGTCCTGGGACGGGTCGGTGTCGTCGGGTCGGCGCATCGTGTCTCCAGTAGGTAGGACGGGATTCGACCAGCGGTGGTCGAACAGCCCAATTAACAAGGCCTATCTGGAGAGCTACCCGGTTCGTGGGGGAACTGACGGAGCGCAATCACCCGCACTGCCTGTTCTCCCGCCCCAAAGAAAATGCGACAATCGGCCAATGGAGAATGCCTCAACCAGACTCGCTGACGACCGCGGCACTGTTGCTTCGCCGGCTTCGATGCTACGATTCAAAGAAAAGCCGAGTCGAAACCTGTCCGCCCGCGGTCGAGAGACACATGTGCCACGTGCGTGACCGTTTAGGATATGCAACACATGACCAGCAGCGCATACGCAACACCCGAAGATGAGTACTGGTACAATGTATCTACCCAAGAAGAACTTCCAATTGCGGGCGAAATCGACCTAAGCGTCGATCTGGAAAGCCTCGAATCTTTCTTTCGTGGGCTTGCTGAGCAGACCACCGAATCGGCCGCAATTGCATTTGTTGCATCGCGACTCCGGCAAGACTCAGATTTATTCGACAACATTCGGCAGTTTCTCGGCGTCAGCAACAAACGTGCATATCTTGAGCTCTCGTACCTCGCCAGCCGCACGCCACACCCAACACAGGACTCAGGTCTGTGTGGCTGCTACCCTTGGACCCTTGCACGCCACCCGATGACTTTCTTCACAAGACTGCTTAACGGAAGGCAAGGAAAAGAGGTCGCCTCAGTTGCCTCAACGATGATTGCAACCTACTTGCTTGGCAAGGGCCTCCAGCAGGCTGCGGTCGGATTTAGTGTAGCGAAGCGATCTTTGATGGAATTGATATTCGAACGATTGATTGCGCCCAAAGAAATACAACAAAAGGCTGCCAAGCGGCGGGGCCACGGATGCGAAGCGGCTTTAGCACGCGTAGCCTCGGAAACCGGAGCAGAGATTGTACCTGACAATCGTGCCACGAATCCGATGGGTGCCAATGACCCACATATTGACTTAGACACGATGGAGTTCAACGACCGAGTTGCCGGCCATACTCATGCATTCGACCTGGTGATCACACAACAAAACAAACCTCGCATTCTGTGCCAGTCACTGATACATACTTCTGACCCTGGTCAATATGGTGTCGACAAGAGCAACGAAACCGTCGCAATCAAGCAGCGTGTAAAGGCGTGGAACGACGCACACCCTGAACGACCGATCGAACTCTGGGGATTGGTGGACGGCGTCGGATTCAGCGAGAACAAGCCCGACACCATCAATAAACTGATTCACAACTTCGACCATTTCATTCAGCTCAAGACACTCTACAAATTGCCACTGCGCTTGCACTTAATGGGTTTACTACAGATACAAGCTGTTAACTTTTCTGACTTTTACTCTGCGGAAGACGTAATAGCCATTAAGGCTGCCTATGTGGCTGATGGCATTCAAGTGTTACATGGCGCAGACTCCCCCGCCCAGCTCAAATCGGTACTGGCAGGCGAGGCCGCGGTTTTGGTTTAACGAAGCGACTATTCGTAAAGCTGCTCGACGAGCTCGTCGACGGCTTCTCGCAGACCGGCAACGCAGGCTGATGAAGACTCCCGAAGAATCTCATGGCCCTCGCGACAAAGTCGGCTGATATTGCAGTGCGCCTCCTGTGCCTTATCAAACACAGGCACTTGCAACGTCTTAATAACCTTTGTTGATATTTGACGGCTTTCAATCAGTGAGTTGACATATCGCCTTGCCAATGAAGCAGAAAGTACTCCTGCCACGAAGAAAGCCTCGTCCCGCGATTCGAATGGCACAAACATAACTTTATCGTTCGGTATCGCCAGCCTGCCGTCATCCGACGTATCCACAACGCACACAATGAACTCGCTAGCGATGTATCGCCAACAAACCTTGTAGGGAGCAAATGTGTAGGGACCGACACGCTGCAATGTGTAGAAGTACTTGTTCAGCAAGTTTTTTTCCCACCCAGCAAAGCCCTTTCGGTTTGAGAGAACTTTCTTCATAGAGCGAAGGTACTTGTGCGCCTGCGGATAGCGAGAGGAAAGCTCTTGCTCGTCCAACGGATACATCCCGGTTGATTGATCGTGCGGAAACAGCAGTCCAACTTCAGACGAGTACTCCCACATTTTCAGATCTCGTCCACGGACTACGGGGCGGAGCGAATCCGTTTCAAGTTTCACTTGAACCTGCTCAACTTTTCGTTTTGCCCGTTCAACAATGTTTTCACAAAGAGAGAGTCCGTTTAGTTGCTCCAATTCTTGCATGTAGAAGACGGCGTTTGCCCCCCCCGTAAAGACTCCCATTCTGGGCTGCAGCTCGTTCTCCCCTGCGAGCCTTTTCATTGCTGTCATGTCTTCGCGTGATGCGATCATCCATCTCGATTTGGAATCCGCTGTGGTAGGCTTTGCCAGACGGTCGATCTCCGTTGTCTTGGATCGAACTTCAAGAAGTGAGGACGAAGACTCGGGGCTCCAACGCCGCCGATCGCGTTTCTGCATTTCCAGCACTGCAACGGGGAACTCGGTTGGCTCGCCTTTTTCAAGAATCCATGCGGCCGTGTTTGTTTTTGCAGACTCGAAGACACTAATTCCTGGAAAAGTACGGATTGACTTGAGTTTCAGCGGGATTCCGCCATCGGTTATTGTCAGTCGCCTCACAGTGCTTGACGCCACTTCGGAGTGCATTGTGGATGGGCGAATAACAACAGCACTGCTTCCTCCCAATCGCAAATAACGGTCCCATGCTGTCACGATGGCCAAATTGGATAAGTCTTCCTTCAGGAATGAAGCCTCAAGACCCTTTGAATTAAACAGGTCGTATCGCTTCCAAGCTGGGGCGGTGATCTCGCGGTATGGGCGAGACATGTACTCCCAACCGACCCACGGCGGATTAGTCACCAGCACATCGGCAGGGAGAATGTTGCACGTGAGTATTTGATCTGCTTCACGCCTAGTGAGTGCAGCGAGTTGGCCAGACGTATTCCCGTGTGAGGTTGGAGGCGATATCCAATGCGACAAGTTAAGCCCGGCGGCATTTGCATACGCATGAGCGGAGTAGAGTGCAATGTCGTCGTATGGAGATTCAAAGGTTGTTGTGATTCCGTCAACGGCAAGGGGGGCAGCCCATAGGCAGTTCGCGCGGTCCGCATCCAAAGCACTCGGTAACACGGAATCCGCAGCCAGGATGTTTATGCAATACTTGGCCTCCGACGCATGTTGTGCGAGAAACAGCGCGATGTTTGCTCTGCATGCGGCTGCAGTGATGGGATTCAATTCGACACCCAAAATGCGAGGCAGTATTTCGTCGATACTCGCCTGATTGTCGACTGCTTGACGTAATGCTTTGACTATGAAGACACCAGAACCACAGAACGGGTCGACAAGGGTCTGAGAGGGGTTCCACCCGGCATCGAGCAAGAGAAGTTCGGCAAGCCACTCGGGCGTAAAGAACTGGCCGGTGACGTGACAGAGATTGGCCGGAAAGAGCTGATGTTGGAGTGCCTGAAATGGATCATCCCCTTCCAGTAGGAGGTTGTGTTCGTCCCATCGAAGTGACACACTGACAATGATTTCTTTTAGTAGATCGCACAATGAACTCGAGGCATCGAATAGCCAGTCGAATTTGCAGCCGGAACCGAATCCAGATACGCCAAGATTTTTGAAGAGTGTTCCATCTTCGAGCTCCACCAGAAAGTGGCGAAGACGTTCATTCGTCAATCCGCTCACTTCTCGAAGGAATGCGTCGGGGGTTCGATGAAAGGCAGAGAGCGCGATAAGGTTCGTTTGGAGGAAGAACAGGGATTCCATCGCGATGACAGCGGAATGCGCGTCAACCTGTTCCAACCCAGCGAAGGTTACGGCTCGCTGCCCATCCATTGCGCCATAGCACAAGTCAATTCGTGATTTCCAAGACTCAAGGATTGCAGTATCTATCCCCGCAATGTGCTGCGCGAGTCTCAATAGCTGGTCGTTGAGCTGATTCGTGGTCTGCACTGTCACGTGGCCTCCTTTTGTCTGGACCAGTCGCAGAGTGTACAGTGAAGACGAGAAAGTCAAGTCCGCTGGAATACTCAGAGCGTTGCACACGCACCCCAAAGTTTGCTGGTTAAATCGGGGTCCGAAAGGGACCGGGTTGTTAACTCCGA from Thalassoglobus polymorphus includes the following:
- a CDS encoding DUF2924 domain-containing protein, which gives rise to MSLNVGKEVAALQRMTVKQLRERYAEVFGDETRTGNKAWLVKRIAWRLQAMAEGGLSERARQRAAELANEADIRMTPPKAKPATKSKERTVTSAVRFAGDNRLPLPGTVLTREYKGDTLQVRVLENGFEYEGEVYRSISAVAKAITGSHTNGFHFFRLRKGGQR
- a CDS encoding N-6 DNA methylase; the encoded protein is MTVQTTNQLNDQLLRLAQHIAGIDTAILESWKSRIDLCYGAMDGQRAVTFAGLEQVDAHSAVIAMESLFFLQTNLIALSAFHRTPDAFLREVSGLTNERLRHFLVELEDGTLFKNLGVSGFGSGCKFDWLFDASSSLCDLLKEIIVSVSLRWDEHNLLLEGDDPFQALQHQLFPANLCHVTGQFFTPEWLAELLLLDAGWNPSQTLVDPFCGSGVFIVKALRQAVDNQASIDEILPRILGVELNPITAAACRANIALFLAQHASEAKYCINILAADSVLPSALDADRANCLWAAPLAVDGITTTFESPYDDIALYSAHAYANAAGLNLSHWISPPTSHGNTSGQLAALTRREADQILTCNILPADVLVTNPPWVGWEYMSRPYREITAPAWKRYDLFNSKGLEASFLKEDLSNLAIVTAWDRYLRLGGSSAVVIRPSTMHSEVASSTVRRLTITDGGIPLKLKSIRTFPGISVFESAKTNTAAWILEKGEPTEFPVAVLEMQKRDRRRWSPESSSSLLEVRSKTTEIDRLAKPTTADSKSRWMIASREDMTAMKRLAGENELQPRMGVFTGGANAVFYMQELEQLNGLSLCENIVERAKRKVEQVQVKLETDSLRPVVRGRDLKMWEYSSEVGLLFPHDQSTGMYPLDEQELSSRYPQAHKYLRSMKKVLSNRKGFAGWEKNLLNKYFYTLQRVGPYTFAPYKVCWRYIASEFIVCVVDTSDDGRLAIPNDKVMFVPFESRDEAFFVAGVLSASLARRYVNSLIESRQISTKVIKTLQVPVFDKAQEAHCNISRLCREGHEILRESSSACVAGLREAVDELVEQLYE